The sequence ATCTCCGACGAGTTTTAAGCCCATTCTCGATAGCAGAGCCTTCGCAGCCCTCGTCCCCGAAAGAAACTTGCACCAAACCCATAAATCGAACATCAAACTCATCAAGCCACCTCGAGTTTCAACAATAAATGGGACACCCCCAACGGCCTCACTCGGATTGATTCTTTCACCATTTATGACAATTTGAACGTCTTTGTAGTTTATTAAGTATGGCGCAAAAATCTCAGAGAACTCTTGTATTCCTTCGTCGGAAATGAGTTTTTTGAATTGTTTTTCAATGTCAGTTATTTCAACAACCACCCCTGTTTCGACGACATTTTCAGGGTATGTTGGTTCTGTAACAAAGACTGACTTTAGGCTGTTCGATAAAACACCAAGTGAGAAAACCTCAATTCTGTCATTCTCGTTTAAATGTCGAACTTTCCACTCAACCGATTTACCAAGTGAAAATGCCTTGTAACGTCCCTTGCCTTCTTGGCCATGAATCATCCTTCGAAGTTTGGGTGTTTGCCGCTTTTGACGCTTCCAAGAACCTCCTATTTTTCCAAAAAGCGATGTTGCTTCCTCGTGACTAAAGCCTGTGCCGTTGTCGATGATGTAGATTTTTGAGAGTCCACCAGCTAAATCATTAAACTCAAACTCGACATGAACCTCACTCGCTTCGGCATCCAGGCTATTCCAGATGAGTTCTGACACAGCTTGGATTGGGTCAGCTCTGGTCGTCTGCTTCTCAACAAAATCAAGTTCTACATCAACTGTGATTTTTTTTGCTTTTGAGGGATCAATCGAGAGGCTCATCGGGATAAGGATTCTACTCCTGAGAATTGGGGTTGGTGTTTTTTTTGCAATTTCAAATTTAAATATGATTGGTAAACAAACTTTCATCAAAATGCAATTCGATGTGTGATACCAAACTCAAATACTCGACAGTATCTATTTGAGTCTTTCCGCAATTGATCCTTTGCATTTTTCCCTCTAACATCATCCGTTGAATAAAATCCTCCGATGTGGCCGCACATAACGGCCTCATGGACAGTATGATACGAAAAAACGGAAACGCCCTTGAACGCAGTAGAAATCGAAGAAGCCATATCCCAGCTCGCCGAGCAGCCTTTCGATCCGGCTGAGTTTCCCTACGCCTTCCTTGAAGCCTTCGGGAACAAGGAAACCACCATCAAGCGCCTTCGCACAGGCTCAAGCAATTCCTCCGACATCGAAAACGGCGTTCTCCAGCGCAACAACATTCACATCGCGGTCTGTGATGCAGGCAAAGTCACTGAAACGCTGGAAAGGCTTAAGGAAAGCCCTGCCACGCGCAAGGCCAAGGCAAAATTTGTTTTGGCAACGGACGGCGAGGTTTTTGAGTCAGAAGACCTCACCTCGGAGGAAACCATAGCCTGCAAGTATCAGGACTTTCCAAACTACTTCGGTTTCTTCGGGGCACTTGCGGGAATATCGTTTCCAAAGGCCATAAAAGAAAATTCATTCGACATTAGGGCAACGAAACAACTGAACCGCCTCTACATCGAGCTTTTGAAGGACAACTCTAAATGGGGAACGGAGGAACGCCGCCATGACATGAACCATTTCATGGCAAGGTTGATTTTCTGCTTCTTTGCTGAAGACACTGACATCTTCAACGGCACTGCTTTTTTCACCGCCACCATCGAGCAAATGAGTGAGAGGGATTCCTCAAACACCCATTTTGTGATTGGGGAAATCTTCCGTGCCATGGACACGAAGATTGAAGACCGTGCCAAGGCCAACCTTCCAAGATGGGCAGATTGCTTCCCCTACGTGAACGGTGGTTTGTTTGCCGGAAATCAGGAGGTTCCGAATTTCAGCCGAATTGCCCGTTCTTACCTTATTCACGTTGGTAAATTGGACTGGACGAAGATCAATCCCGATATCTTCGGCTCCATGATCCAGGCCGTAGCGGATGATGAGGAGCGCGGAGCACTTGGGATGCACTACACCAGCGTTCCCAATATCCTGAAAGTCTTGAACCCTCTCTTCCTTGATGACTTGCGGGAGAAGCTTGAAGAAGCAGGCGACAATTCACGCAAGCTCCTGAACCTTCGTAATCGCCTGAGTAAAATCAGGGTATTTGACCCCGCCTGCGGATCAGGGAATTTCCTCGTTATTGCTTACAAGGAAATGCGGACGATTGAAGCGGAAATCAACAAACGGCGCAATGAATCCGAAAACCGCACCGTCATCCCCCTTACCAATTTTAGAGGGATTGAACTCAGGAGCTTTTCAGCGGAAGTAGCAAGGCTCGCCCTTATCATCGCTGAATACCAATGCGATGTCCTATACCGAGGTCAGAAAGAAGCTCTCGCCGAATTCCTGCCACTGGAAAAGGCCAACTGGATCACATGTGGAAACGCATTGCGCCTTGATTGGCTGTCTATATGCCCGCCGACCGGAACAGGAGTAAAACTGCACAGTGATGATCTATTCAATTCACCCTTGGATCAGGCCGAAATCGACTTCCAGAATGAAGGCGGCGAAACCTATATCTGCGGAAACCCTCCATATCTGGGTTCCACATGGCAATCTAAAGAACAAAAAGCCGATTTGGAGGCGATATTTGGTCACCTGACAAAGACATGGAAGTCTCTGGATTATGTTTCTGCTTGGTTTATGAAGGCCGCTGAATACGGCAAACACACCGATGCGGCTTCGGCTTTCGTTGCCACCAACTCAATTTGCCAAGGACAGCAGGTTCCAATTCTCTGGCCTCTGATCTTTGATACGGGACATGAAATTGCTTTTGCACATACGTCTTTCAAATGGGCAAACCTAGCCAGCCATAATGCAGGAGTAACTGTGATAATCGTTGGGATTTCAAACCACCCAAGAAAAATCCGTAGTTTGTTCTCAATTGATGAAAATGGAGAAACATTAGAGAAATCAGTAGATTATATTAATTCATATCTCGTAAACTCAACAAACCTCCAGTTATCAAAATCAAGTGTCCCAATAAGCGAGGTTACCGTTATGGATCGAGGTGACAGTGCAGTTGACGGTGGAGGATTGCTTCTCGACTCTATTGAAAGCAACGTTCTTAGAAGTGAAAATCCTGAAGCACACAAAAAATTCGTTAGAAAATACTTAGGCTCAGAAGAACTAATTAATGGTAAATCACGCTACTGTTTATGGATAGAAGATCACCAAAAATCAGAGGTTGAAGAGATTCTGTTTATTCAAAACAGATTGCATTGCGTCCACAAAATGCGTTCCGAGAGCAAAAAAGCACAAACAAAAGGTGCTGCAAGTTATCCTCACAGATTCGGAGAAATCCGTCATAGAAGCAGTGATTACACAATTGTCGTTCCTCGTGTTAGTTCAGAAAATAGACAATTCTTACCCGTCGATATGGTCAAAGGAGGAACAATTATCGGGGATCGAAATTTTGCTCTATACGATGCACCTCTATGGAACTTGGCGTTGATTGCTTCACGCCTCCATTGGATTTGGATTGGGGCAGTATGTGTTCGCTTAGAGATGCGTTTTTCTTACTCCAATACACTTGGGTGGAATACCTTTCCTGTTCCAAAACTTACAGAGAAGAATAAGGAAGATTTAACCAGATGTGCTGAAGAAATCTTGATTGCTCGGGAGCGCCATTTCCCTGCTACCATCGCCGATCTCTACGATCCTGAGAATATGCCTGACGATCTTCGAGAAGCACATGATCGGAATGATGAATTTTTGGAGCGCATCTACATCGGTCGCAGGTTTAAAAATGACACCGAACGCCTCGAAAAGCTATTCGAGCTTTATACCCAGATGACTAAGTAGGGAATCCTCCAATGAAAATTAAGAACATTTCACTTCGGAAATTTAAACGTTTTGAGAACTTTACAATTAAAGATATTCCTCAGAGTGCCAGACTTATCATTCTCACGGGTCCGAATGGTTCAGGTAAGAGCTCGCTCTTTGAAGGGTTTAATTTTTGGTCTCGTTTTAACTCCGGATATGGCGGTTATGATCCAGAATATCACTCAAGAGATAAATCAATCCAGGAACACGAACAAAGACAAACAACAAGAATTGAATTTCATGATTTTTCTCAATCTCACAACCATTTAGAGAACAAAGGTGTGTTCTATATTCGTTCAGCATATAGGCATGAAGCAGATTTCACCACGTCTAACATTGGAAGTGTTCAAGATGCACTAGAAAGCGCTAGTTTACTTCAATCGCTAATTCGCCAAGAAAGTAGAGTATCTGAAAACTACAATCGAATTGTTGGAGAAGCTGTTAAAGAGCTTTTCAACGGTGTGGAGCCAGACAAAACTAAGCTGGAAATACGAGATCGTCTGATTGGCCAAATACGAGAATCAATGGAGGCCATCTTCGGTGATTTGATTTTGAGTGGGACAGGCAATCCGACAAATGGGGGAACATTTCGCTTCAATAAAGGAGCGGTGTCTCATTTTCATTATAAAAATCTTTCAGGAGGTGAAAAAGCTGCCTTTGACTTGCTGCTCGATTTTATCGTGAAAAAAGAAGCTTTCAATAACACTGTCTTTTGTATTGATGAACCTGAGTTGCATATGCATACAAAACTCCAAGGAAAACTGCTGGAACAGCTATTTCATTTGCTTCCCGAGAATTGTCAACTGTGGATTTCAACTCATTCGATCGGAATGGCCAGAAAGGCTGCTGAACTTTATAGAGAAAATCCCCAAGAGGTTATATTCCTCGATTTTCACGGTCTGAATTTTGATGAAGAAATTGCACTTACTCCACTAGAACCAAGCAGGGATTATTGGAAAAATATGTTCGATACAGCGCTCGACGATTTATCCAAGCTCGTGGTTCCATCAAAAGTAGTTTTTTGCGAAGGAAAGCGTCTTGGTTCTGGAGGCAGAAAACCTTCCTTTGATGTTTCGATATATTCCAAAATTTTTGGATCAATATATCCTGATTGTGATTTTGTACCCCTTGGAGGAACCACAGAAGTTGAGTCAGATGGAAAATTGGCTAGTGCATTGCTTAAGAAGCTTGCCCCAGGTATTACGACATGGATGGTTTTTGACAGAGATGACCGTTCCTCGGAAGAGATTGTAGAACTTGAATCAAAAGATATTCGGGTTCTTGGAAAACGTGATTTAGAAAGTTATCTTTGGAGTGATGAAATTCTTCAGAAATTAGCGACTTCATTCGGACAAGATGAAGCAGGAGCATCAATTATTGAGGAGAAAAATAGGCTTCTAGCGAACCTACCAAGTAACAAACCAAGAGATGATATTAAGGCAATATCTGGTGAACTTTATAACTTTTGTAAAGAAACTCTTTTAATCACTCAAAGAGGTAATAATGCGGAAGCTTTTTCGAGGGACGCACTAGCACCCTTGATCACTCCTGATACATCAACTTTTCAAGAACTAGATTCCGTGATTTTTGGACAACAAAATTAGAGAGAAGATCCAATGACCAACCCAAAATCAATTCCCTCAGTAACGGTTAATTACAAGACGACCGGCAGTTCGATGAAGTCGAACGAGCTGGGTATGCGGGCAATGCAGGAACGTGCCTATGAAAAACGCGGTGAGCAATATCTTTTGATCAAATCTCCTCCCGCCTCCGGCAAAAGCCGTGCCTTGATGTTCATCGCTCTTGATAAGCTGCACAATCAGGGTGTCAAACAGGCCATCATTGCCGTGCCTGAAAAATCCATCGGTGCCAGTTTTGCCAATGAACCGCTCAGCCAATTCGGGTTCTGGGCTGATTGGAAGATGGAGCAGCGCTGGAATCTCTGCAACGCCCCAGGGGAGGATGGAAGCAAGGTCAATGCCGTTAAGTCCTTCCTTGAAAGCGAAGACAAGGTTCTGGTTTGCACCCATTCTACCTTCCGCTTTGCCGTAGAGCGTTTTGGCATCGAAGTCTTTGATGATCGCCTCATTGCCATTGATGAATTCCACCATGTCAGCGCCGATGATGACAATGTGCTGGGATCACAGCTCAAACGCTTCGTTGAGCAGGATAAGACCCACATTGTTGCCATGACAGGCTCTTACTTTCGCGGGGATGCCAATCCCGTCCTCATGCCCGAGGATGAAGCCAAGTTCGATACCGTTACCTATACTTATTACGAGCAGCTCAACGGCTATGAGTTCTTAAAGACCCTCAATATCGGCTATTATTTCTACAGCGGAGCCTACGCCGATGAAATCCTGAGTGTTCTCGATCCCAATGAGAAAACCATCATCCATATCCCCAATGTGAACTCACGCGAGAGCATGGGGGATAAAATCAAAGAGGTTGAACATATCATTGAGGAACTTGGAGACTGGCAAGGCATCGATCCCGAAACCGGCTTTCATCTGGTCAAGACTTCTTCCGGCAAAATGCTGCGCATTGCCGATCTTGTTGATGATGATCCAAGCAAACGTAACCGCGTATCAGCAGCCCTGCGGATGCCAGAAGCCAAGAAAAACCGCGATCATGTTGATATCATCATCGCCCTTGGCATGGCCAAGGAAGGATTTGATTGGGTGTGGTGTGAACATGCCCTCACGGTTGGTTATCGCTCCAGCCTGACAGAAATCGTGCAGATCATTGGACGCGCAACCCGCGATGCCCCAGGCAAAACCACTGCGCGTTTTACCAACCTGATTGCAGAGCCGGACGCTTCCGAAGAAGCCGTTACCGATGCCGTCAATGATACCTTAAAGGCTATTGCCGCCAGCTTGCTCATGGAGCAAGTGCTTGCGCCCAAGTTCAACTTCGTTCCCAAGAACCAGCAAAGCGCCCCCGTTGAAGGTTATGATTACGGAGAAGGCGGTTATAATCCCGAAAAATGCAATGTCGGATTTAATGACCAGACCGGACAATTCCAGATCGAAATCAAAGGTCTCTATGAGCCAAAAAGCGAAGAAGCCCAGCGTATTTGCAAGGAAGACCTCAATGAAGTGATTGCCGCTTTCGTGCAGGATAAGCCTTCCCTCGAACGCGGACTCTTTGATGAGGAAATGGTTGCCGAAGAAATCACTCAGGTTCGCATGGGTAAGATCATCAAGGAAAAATATCCAGAGCTTGAAGCCGAAGATCAGGAAGCCGTGCGTCAGCACGCGATTGCCGCCCTCAATCTGACCCAGAAGGCCAAAGACGCTCTCAATAATGATCCTGATTTGCGCCAGAGCGGCAATACCGCTCTCATTGATGGGGTGCGCAAATTTACTATGGATGTCAGGGATTTGGATGTGGACTGGATTGATACAATCAACCCATTCAGTGAAGCCTACGCCATTCTCGCAAAAGCCATGACAGAGAGCAGCCTCAAAGCCATGGCTGAAGTGATTTCCGCCAGAAAACCCAAACTCACCCTTGAAGAGGCCAGAGAGCTTGCAAAACGCGCCTTGCAATTCAAGCAAGAGCGTGGCCGCCTCCCTAACATCAAAGCCGCCGA comes from Puniceicoccaceae bacterium and encodes:
- a CDS encoding ATP-binding protein; this encodes MSLSIDPSKAKKITVDVELDFVEKQTTRADPIQAVSELIWNSLDAEASEVHVEFEFNDLAGGLSKIYIIDNGTGFSHEEATSLFGKIGGSWKRQKRQTPKLRRMIHGQEGKGRYKAFSLGKSVEWKVRHLNENDRIEVFSLGVLSNSLKSVFVTEPTYPENVVETGVVVEITDIEKQFKKLISDEGIQEFSEIFAPYLINYKDVQIVINGERINPSEAVGGVPFIVETRGGLMSLMFDLWVWCKFLSGTRAAKALLSRMGLKLVGD
- a CDS encoding DNA methyltransferase, with product MNAVEIEEAISQLAEQPFDPAEFPYAFLEAFGNKETTIKRLRTGSSNSSDIENGVLQRNNIHIAVCDAGKVTETLERLKESPATRKAKAKFVLATDGEVFESEDLTSEETIACKYQDFPNYFGFFGALAGISFPKAIKENSFDIRATKQLNRLYIELLKDNSKWGTEERRHDMNHFMARLIFCFFAEDTDIFNGTAFFTATIEQMSERDSSNTHFVIGEIFRAMDTKIEDRAKANLPRWADCFPYVNGGLFAGNQEVPNFSRIARSYLIHVGKLDWTKINPDIFGSMIQAVADDEERGALGMHYTSVPNILKVLNPLFLDDLREKLEEAGDNSRKLLNLRNRLSKIRVFDPACGSGNFLVIAYKEMRTIEAEINKRRNESENRTVIPLTNFRGIELRSFSAEVARLALIIAEYQCDVLYRGQKEALAEFLPLEKANWITCGNALRLDWLSICPPTGTGVKLHSDDLFNSPLDQAEIDFQNEGGETYICGNPPYLGSTWQSKEQKADLEAIFGHLTKTWKSLDYVSAWFMKAAEYGKHTDAASAFVATNSICQGQQVPILWPLIFDTGHEIAFAHTSFKWANLASHNAGVTVIIVGISNHPRKIRSLFSIDENGETLEKSVDYINSYLVNSTNLQLSKSSVPISEVTVMDRGDSAVDGGGLLLDSIESNVLRSENPEAHKKFVRKYLGSEELINGKSRYCLWIEDHQKSEVEEILFIQNRLHCVHKMRSESKKAQTKGAASYPHRFGEIRHRSSDYTIVVPRVSSENRQFLPVDMVKGGTIIGDRNFALYDAPLWNLALIASRLHWIWIGAVCVRLEMRFSYSNTLGWNTFPVPKLTEKNKEDLTRCAEEILIARERHFPATIADLYDPENMPDDLREAHDRNDEFLERIYIGRRFKNDTERLEKLFELYTQMTK
- a CDS encoding AAA family ATPase codes for the protein MKIKNISLRKFKRFENFTIKDIPQSARLIILTGPNGSGKSSLFEGFNFWSRFNSGYGGYDPEYHSRDKSIQEHEQRQTTRIEFHDFSQSHNHLENKGVFYIRSAYRHEADFTTSNIGSVQDALESASLLQSLIRQESRVSENYNRIVGEAVKELFNGVEPDKTKLEIRDRLIGQIRESMEAIFGDLILSGTGNPTNGGTFRFNKGAVSHFHYKNLSGGEKAAFDLLLDFIVKKEAFNNTVFCIDEPELHMHTKLQGKLLEQLFHLLPENCQLWISTHSIGMARKAAELYRENPQEVIFLDFHGLNFDEEIALTPLEPSRDYWKNMFDTALDDLSKLVVPSKVVFCEGKRLGSGGRKPSFDVSIYSKIFGSIYPDCDFVPLGGTTEVESDGKLASALLKKLAPGITTWMVFDRDDRSSEEIVELESKDIRVLGKRDLESYLWSDEILQKLATSFGQDEAGASIIEEKNRLLANLPSNKPRDDIKAISGELYNFCKETLLITQRGNNAEAFSRDALAPLITPDTSTFQELDSVIFGQQN
- a CDS encoding DEAD/DEAH box helicase, translated to MTNPKSIPSVTVNYKTTGSSMKSNELGMRAMQERAYEKRGEQYLLIKSPPASGKSRALMFIALDKLHNQGVKQAIIAVPEKSIGASFANEPLSQFGFWADWKMEQRWNLCNAPGEDGSKVNAVKSFLESEDKVLVCTHSTFRFAVERFGIEVFDDRLIAIDEFHHVSADDDNVLGSQLKRFVEQDKTHIVAMTGSYFRGDANPVLMPEDEAKFDTVTYTYYEQLNGYEFLKTLNIGYYFYSGAYADEILSVLDPNEKTIIHIPNVNSRESMGDKIKEVEHIIEELGDWQGIDPETGFHLVKTSSGKMLRIADLVDDDPSKRNRVSAALRMPEAKKNRDHVDIIIALGMAKEGFDWVWCEHALTVGYRSSLTEIVQIIGRATRDAPGKTTARFTNLIAEPDASEEAVTDAVNDTLKAIAASLLMEQVLAPKFNFVPKNQQSAPVEGYDYGEGGYNPEKCNVGFNDQTGQFQIEIKGLYEPKSEEAQRICKEDLNEVIAAFVQDKPSLERGLFDEEMVAEEITQVRMGKIIKEKYPELEAEDQEAVRQHAIAALNLTQKAKDALNNDPDLRQSGNTALIDGVRKFTMDVRDLDVDWIDTINPFSEAYAILAKAMTESSLKAMAEVISARKPKLTLEEARELAKRALQFKQERGRLPNIKAADPWEQRMAEGIAFLQRATAEASNG